ACTGTGTTCCAGAGTTCCAAAGGCACTAGTCTCCATTTCATGCAAGATTCCATCCATGTTCCACAGTGACATCAGGAAGCAGTGGTTCCACTCTGCCATAGTGCAACAAAATGAGAATCAGGAGGAGGAAACTCTCAAGGCAGGAAAAACATTTAGTTCTAATGTCCATCCACTGAGTTTGGCTGTGACATGAGCAGTTATGTGATTATCTAcaatagtctgtgtgtgtgtgtgtgtgtgtgtgtgtgtgtgtgtgtgtgtgtgtgtgtgtgtgtgtgtatccagaaGGATGTAGGCCAGGTTGGAGGTGCTGTGAGCAGAGAAACCTCAAAGAGACCGATGTGCTCATAAATGTCTCATTCACTACAGACCCTACAGCTGATAACGGTGTAACCCGCACAACTTACTCCGTTTCCATGGCTAAGGAATGTATTAACCTGAGCACATCGTCTATCTCGGTGCACTTGGCTTGTGTGGGCATGCATGCTAGATGTCTGAAATACTAGCATGTACAATACTGAAATACATTGCCATTTGTTCACTCTTACCAAGGGATGTTTATCTGAATCACAGAAATCATTTCAATTTAGTAAAACACTATTCAGGTCCTCTGTAAAAACAAACCAACTTTCTTTTAGTTTTGTAGTCTTTCCTGGGTGGAAATCTTATCCTTAACCAAAAGTAATCAGTCATATAATCACTAGTTCTCTGTCAGTTCAGCTTCTAACATCTTTAACAGTCCCCCTTATGTCAGGCCAGCTTTGTGGAGCAGAGGACAGGAGGACAGGAGGCTAGCGTGTGTCACTTCACAAACTGGACAAAGCAAGCTTTCCTGAACATGGTAGGAAAGGCATCacatctttttttttgtggattttctttttttgctcTGACCGAAGACACAGCAAAGTGCTTCAGTCTAAAAATAGCCATCTGCCTCCACCCCCATTTAGAAATACTGCATTTCTTTCTCGTTCTGGTCTtgcacaccagagacatgacgTAGTTAAGCAGAAACGATGCAGGAAACAGGCAGGCAACAGAACGGCTGCCGTCTCTCGCTAACGGCGCCGTATCCAGGCCTGCGTCCCCGCCGTCTGGGGGAGGAGCCACTGTCGGGCTGAAGAGTTTGCGCCGTAGCAACCTCCCAGGACCCCAGCCATTATTGGCTGCAGCCTACAGTCACGGAACCTACGAGATTTGTTACAAACTAGCAAACGATAAAAACACTAAATGATTTAACTCCCCCCAAAACCTAAATCTGATGctagagagaaggggaggagagagacaagcAGATGGGTTTATGGCATTTCAGCATGTATTCACTTCACTCCTCAACACTGGAGTGGCAGGGCGTGTGGGTCATCAACATGGCCGCCGGCGAGCACGCAGGGCTTCAGTACTTGTTAATGCCAAAGAGACGCACACCGTGCAGCTGCGGCAGTTTGGGGATCAGCACGGAGAGCAGGGAGAGTGTGTTGATGACAAAATGCACGCCGTCGTACTTGGTGTAGAAGCTGGTGAGGAAATACCTACAGAGGACAGGGCCAAGAAGAGAGCGGACATCAGCCAGACACAAACCTCACAGGCACCCACAGGCCAACAAGGACACGGTGCTGTACGTTTATCAGATGACATATTGATTTACCATGGTATAATCATATAATAAGCAAGCATAACAAGATGGGGGATGATTGGGGCACATTGCTTACGCTTAAGATATTATTAAACATTATGGTCACGCACGTGATTCTCATATGACCACTGTAAAATAAAGCAATAGAGCACTAGCCTGTTAGTATCTTAGCAACAGAGCACTAGTGTGTTAGAATCCTAGTTCGAGTCCATGTGCTGGTGGCTAATTGTAAAATATACAGCAGTACATGAAGACAAGTTCATCTCTCCTTACTGGCAGAGGAGGGtggggagagtggggggggTCTCCATTAGAGTCCCTGCACTCCCGCGATGAGGACAGCCCAGAACCAAACcccatggaggtgtgtgtgtgtgtgtgtgtgtgtgtgtgtgtttgtaagagcACACTCACAGTATAATCGGGGTGATGGTGAGGAACTTGCGGGAGGCGGTGAACTGCACCCCATAATCCATCTGTTCCCAGTGAGTGAGGAGGCGGGCTTTACCCTGGTCGGGCGTCTCAAATGGAGTCCCTTTCACCGTGTGGAGGAGGAGATACATACACTAGACAAAACACACGTGTGCAGGAGGTAAGTTCAGC
The genomic region above belongs to Brachyhypopomus gauderio isolate BG-103 chromosome 3, BGAUD_0.2, whole genome shotgun sequence and contains:
- the ormdl3 gene encoding ORM1-like protein 3, with the translated sequence MNVGTAHSEVNPNTRVMSSRGIWLAYLLGIGLLHLILLSIPFVSVPVVWTLTNLIHNMCMYLLLHTVKGTPFETPDQGKARLLTHWEQMDYGVQFTASRKFLTITPIILYFLTSFYTKYDGVHFVINTLSLLSVLIPKLPQLHGVRLFGINKY